The following coding sequences are from one Verrucosispora sp. WMMD573 window:
- a CDS encoding PadR family transcriptional regulator: MSTPHLLLGLLAAGTMHGYELKRAHDTRLPQARPLAFGQVYATLGRLLRDGLVAPTGPERLAGPDRTAYTLTEQGRATLDRWLSSVEPPMPYVNSPLFAKVVVALLVADVDRARSYLVAQRRAHTERLRELTALKTAPSASVDDVVAADFAIAHLDADLRWLHTTLDRVADWHREVHS, encoded by the coding sequence GTGTCCACACCGCACCTGCTGTTGGGTCTGCTCGCCGCCGGCACCATGCACGGTTACGAGTTGAAGCGGGCCCACGACACGCGGCTGCCGCAGGCCCGCCCGTTGGCGTTCGGGCAGGTCTACGCCACGCTGGGTCGGCTGCTGCGGGACGGGTTGGTGGCGCCCACCGGCCCGGAGCGCCTTGCCGGCCCGGACCGGACGGCGTACACGCTCACCGAGCAGGGGCGGGCCACGCTGGACCGGTGGCTCAGCAGCGTCGAGCCGCCGATGCCGTACGTGAACAGTCCGCTGTTCGCGAAGGTCGTGGTGGCGTTGCTGGTGGCCGACGTGGACCGGGCGCGGTCGTACCTCGTCGCGCAGCGGCGCGCGCACACCGAGCGGCTGCGTGAGCTGACCGCGCTGAAGACGGCCCCGTCGGCCAGCGTCGACGACGTCGTGGCGGCCGACTTCGCCATCGCCCATCTCGACGCCGACCTGCGGTGGTTGCACACCACCCTGGACCGGGTCGCCGACTGGCACCGGGAGGT